In Pedobacter sp. W3I1, one DNA window encodes the following:
- a CDS encoding cystathionine gamma-synthase, with the protein MKFATKAIHAGQEPDPTTGAVMTPIYQTSTYWQKSPGDNKGYEYSRGTNPTRKALEDCLAALENAKYGLAFSSGMGATDAVLKLLQPGDEVITGNDLYGGSYRIFTKIFTKYGIKFHFLDLSKPENILPYINDKTKLVWIETPTNPTMQIIDIEGVAKITKEKKLILTVDNTFASPYLQNPIDLGADIVMHSVTKYIGGHSDVVMGALVTNDEQLYKDLWFIYNACGATPGPQDAFLVLRGIKTLHLRMKAHCENGERIAHYLKTHPKVDKIYWPGFEDHPNHDVAKKQMRGFGGMISITLKGADLQKTFRISSNFKVFTLAESLGGVESLINHPATMTHGSIPKEEREKVGVTDNLLRLSVGVEDIDDLLEDLANALA; encoded by the coding sequence ATGAAATTCGCAACTAAAGCTATACATGCGGGTCAAGAGCCTGATCCAACAACGGGTGCTGTAATGACGCCGATTTATCAAACCTCTACCTATTGGCAAAAATCTCCTGGAGATAACAAAGGGTACGAATATTCGAGAGGAACAAACCCAACACGTAAAGCTTTGGAAGATTGTTTAGCTGCTTTAGAAAATGCTAAATATGGTTTGGCTTTTTCAAGCGGAATGGGTGCAACAGATGCCGTATTAAAATTATTGCAACCAGGCGACGAAGTGATTACCGGGAACGATTTGTACGGAGGTTCGTACCGGATCTTTACCAAAATCTTTACTAAATACGGAATCAAATTCCACTTTCTGGATCTTTCTAAGCCGGAAAATATATTACCGTACATCAATGATAAAACGAAATTGGTTTGGATAGAAACACCTACCAATCCTACCATGCAGATTATCGATATTGAAGGGGTAGCAAAAATTACAAAGGAGAAAAAATTAATCCTCACGGTTGATAATACATTTGCATCGCCTTATTTACAAAACCCGATCGATTTGGGTGCTGATATTGTGATGCACTCGGTAACCAAGTATATTGGTGGACACTCTGATGTAGTTATGGGTGCTTTGGTAACAAACGATGAGCAATTGTATAAAGATCTTTGGTTTATTTACAATGCCTGTGGTGCAACACCAGGTCCGCAAGATGCTTTTTTAGTTTTGAGAGGAATTAAAACACTTCATCTTCGAATGAAAGCGCATTGCGAAAATGGAGAGCGTATTGCACATTATTTAAAAACACATCCAAAGGTTGACAAAATCTATTGGCCGGGTTTTGAAGATCACCCCAATCATGATGTAGCTAAAAAGCAAATGCGTGGTTTTGGTGGTATGATTTCGATTACACTAAAAGGTGCTGACTTGCAGAAAACATTTAGGATTTCGTCTAATTTCAAGGTGTTTACGCTGGCAGAATCTTTAGGTGGCGTAGAATCTTTAATTAATCACCCTGCTACCATGACTCATGGCTCTATCCCGAAAGAAGAAAGAGAGAAAGTAGGGGTTACCGACAACTTGCTGCGTTTAAGCGTAGGGGTGGAGGATATCGATGATCTTTTAGAAGATCTGGCAAATGCATTAGCATAA
- the proS gene encoding proline--tRNA ligase: MSKEITSREADYSQWYNDIVLKADLAEHSAVRGCMVIKPNGYAIWEKMQAVLDKMFKDTGHQNAYFPLFIPKSFFSKEASHVEGFATECAVVTHYRLKNDGNGNIVVDETAKLEEELIVRPTSETIIWNTYKGWIQSYRDLPLLINQWANVVRWEMRTRLFLRTAEFLWQEGHTAHATAEEAIEETERMLHIYADFAENWLAVPVIRGRKSPNERFAGALDTYCIEALMQDGKALQAGTSHFLGQNFAKAFDVKFTGKDGKLDYVWATSWGVSTRLMGALIMAHSDDSGLIIPPKLAPIQVVIVPIYKGDEDLAKISTYVNELTMRLKGMGVSVKYDDRDTQRPGFKFADYELKGVPIRIAIGGRDLENKTVEIARRDTKVKQTVPQEGLDIYIIKLLEDIQQSMFNKALAYRDEHITEANSYEEFQELLDTKAGFISAHWDGTSETEQKIKDETKATIRCIPLDNKLEDGVCIYSGKPSIQRVLFARAY, encoded by the coding sequence ATGAGCAAAGAAATTACAAGTAGAGAAGCAGATTATTCCCAGTGGTATAATGATATTGTATTAAAAGCAGATTTAGCAGAGCACTCTGCTGTGCGTGGTTGTATGGTTATAAAGCCAAATGGCTATGCCATATGGGAAAAAATGCAGGCTGTTTTAGATAAGATGTTTAAGGATACAGGACACCAGAACGCCTATTTTCCATTATTCATCCCAAAGTCATTTTTCTCTAAGGAAGCTTCTCACGTTGAGGGTTTTGCGACAGAATGTGCCGTTGTTACACATTACCGGTTAAAAAATGACGGCAACGGAAATATTGTGGTTGATGAAACGGCGAAATTAGAGGAGGAATTAATTGTTCGCCCAACTTCCGAAACCATTATCTGGAACACCTATAAAGGATGGATCCAATCGTACCGTGATTTACCATTACTGATCAATCAATGGGCGAATGTGGTAAGATGGGAAATGCGTACCAGGTTGTTTCTACGTACAGCCGAATTTTTGTGGCAAGAAGGGCATACCGCTCATGCTACAGCAGAAGAGGCGATCGAGGAAACGGAACGTATGTTGCATATCTACGCCGATTTTGCAGAAAATTGGTTAGCTGTTCCGGTCATTAGAGGTCGTAAATCGCCAAATGAAAGATTTGCGGGTGCTTTAGATACTTATTGTATTGAGGCCTTAATGCAGGATGGCAAAGCTTTACAGGCAGGTACATCTCACTTTTTAGGTCAGAATTTTGCCAAAGCTTTTGATGTTAAGTTTACGGGTAAAGATGGGAAATTAGATTATGTTTGGGCTACTTCATGGGGCGTTTCTACACGTTTAATGGGTGCATTAATTATGGCGCACAGTGATGATTCAGGATTGATTATTCCTCCAAAATTAGCACCAATTCAAGTGGTTATCGTTCCGATTTATAAAGGAGATGAAGATTTAGCCAAGATATCAACTTATGTAAATGAATTAACCATGCGTTTAAAAGGCATGGGGGTTTCTGTTAAATATGATGATAGAGATACACAGCGCCCTGGATTTAAGTTCGCTGATTATGAGTTGAAAGGTGTGCCAATCCGTATTGCCATTGGTGGTCGAGATTTGGAAAATAAAACAGTCGAAATTGCCCGTAGAGATACCAAGGTGAAACAAACTGTACCTCAGGAAGGATTGGATATTTACATCATTAAACTACTGGAAGATATTCAGCAAAGTATGTTTAACAAGGCATTAGCTTATCGTGATGAGCATATTACTGAAGCTAACAGTTATGAAGAGTTTCAGGAATTGTTAGATACCAAAGCCGGTTTTATTTCAGCACATTGGGATGGAACATCAGAAACGGAGCAAAAAATAAAAGACGAAACAAAAGCGACTATACGTTGTATTCCATTAGACAACAAATTGGAAGATGGTGTTTGTATTTATTCAGGAAAACCATCTATACAAAGGGTATTATTTGCAAGAGCGTATTAG
- a CDS encoding SusC/RagA family TonB-linked outer membrane protein: protein MTKLKITLFTLTMLCFMQIYGQTSLVSGKIADASGQPIPGISVKVKGTAVGASSDAKGIFSIKSANPATLVFSGIGYTTKEFAYNGQSNITITLNEDQQSLNEIVVTALGVKREKRNLTYSSQEVKGDQITQSKEPNLVNALAGKVSGVQITSSSGTPGSSSRIVIRGANSFYGNNEALMVIDGIPVNNDETGNLNSGPGTNRIADLDPNIIESINVLKGGAATALYGSDGAKGVIIITTKAGSLNKKPGISFSSSFSMEKPLLPEIQNKYSLGSNGVYFDGVNQKTSTSWGARMDTLKINGQPAQVYDQSDLFFKTGKTYTNTVAVNGGGAYNSYFISYTNFAQDGTVPTTSFDRNTVFGKFTTQIIKDLNVTFSLNYANTKNRRLPEGYALESPVWTIFSAPVSYNLQPSVNPDGSQRLYRFSRNNPYWVLDNISNTSVVNRFLPTFTADYKPLSWLTITERFGADVYVEQGKYHESLLSVSNPNGRIVNRNSNFRQYNNDLIIGANKSFGDFTIDALLGNNILSTYSETANANGLGITVPGFDNIGSTSNIQFTETSYLTRKIGFYLQSNIDYKKFLILSLTGRYDGTSVLAKNNSFYPYGSAATSFIFSNFFSKGLSDIMSFGKLRLSYSTVGNASIGPYSLLTPYESQTVRNIAFPYQGQSGFLISQNLGNPNLKNERINEFEIGLETGFFKNRLSLEVTYFDKKTKNGIIPTVALAPSTGFNSTSANTALMRNSGIELLLNAKPIKTENFSWDLTLNYSRIRNKVLSINNNQEYISNGFTVIFINQPYGVIYGTRYARNSEGKLLIGNDGLPFAADEQGIIGDINPDWMGGIVNNFKYKQFTLSFSFDMKKGGDIQNNVDGYGYFYGTPKVTEDRGPRVVEGVNATTGLPNTVSVSGQAYYQRANGVLESVIQDGTYVKLRNVSIGYNLKPTWLQKTPFKTIGLQVTGRNLWIYAPHFTGGDPEVSSFGSSNGSQGIYSFSTPTSRSVDFSLRLTL from the coding sequence ATGACCAAATTAAAGATTACTTTGTTCACTTTGACCATGCTCTGTTTCATGCAGATTTATGGTCAAACGTCGCTGGTTAGCGGCAAAATTGCCGATGCATCGGGGCAGCCAATTCCAGGTATATCGGTAAAAGTTAAAGGAACCGCTGTTGGCGCCTCTTCCGATGCGAAGGGGATTTTTTCAATTAAAAGTGCAAATCCGGCTACACTGGTTTTTAGTGGCATTGGTTATACAACCAAAGAATTTGCTTATAATGGGCAAAGCAACATCACCATCACATTAAATGAAGACCAGCAAAGCCTGAATGAGATTGTAGTGACTGCACTAGGTGTAAAGCGGGAAAAACGTAACCTTACTTATAGTTCTCAAGAGGTAAAAGGCGATCAGATTACCCAGTCGAAAGAACCCAACCTGGTAAATGCATTGGCAGGTAAAGTTTCTGGTGTGCAAATTACCAGTTCGTCGGGTACGCCAGGTAGTTCATCGCGTATCGTAATCAGGGGTGCTAATTCTTTTTATGGCAACAACGAAGCTTTGATGGTAATTGATGGTATTCCGGTTAACAATGATGAGACCGGCAACCTCAACTCCGGTCCCGGTACCAACCGTATTGCCGATCTTGACCCTAATATTATTGAAAGTATTAATGTGTTAAAAGGTGGTGCAGCAACAGCGTTATATGGATCTGATGGTGCAAAAGGGGTGATTATTATCACCACTAAAGCCGGTAGCCTGAATAAAAAGCCTGGTATTAGCTTTTCTTCCTCTTTTTCAATGGAGAAACCGCTGTTACCAGAAATCCAGAATAAATATTCTCTTGGCTCAAATGGTGTATATTTTGATGGTGTGAACCAAAAAACTAGTACTTCTTGGGGGGCAAGGATGGATACCTTAAAAATTAACGGCCAGCCTGCGCAGGTATATGATCAGTCTGATTTATTCTTTAAAACCGGAAAAACATATACCAACACAGTAGCCGTAAATGGGGGTGGGGCTTACAACTCTTATTTTATATCGTATACCAATTTTGCGCAGGATGGAACGGTACCTACCACTTCTTTCGACCGGAATACCGTTTTTGGGAAATTCACCACGCAAATTATTAAAGATCTGAATGTTACTTTCTCTTTAAATTATGCCAATACCAAAAACCGCCGGCTACCTGAAGGTTATGCTTTAGAAAGTCCGGTGTGGACCATTTTTTCTGCGCCTGTTTCTTATAACCTGCAACCTTCGGTAAACCCTGATGGAAGTCAGCGTTTATACCGTTTCTCGCGCAATAATCCTTACTGGGTGTTAGATAATATTAGCAATACATCAGTTGTTAACCGTTTTCTGCCCACATTTACAGCCGATTATAAACCCTTAAGCTGGTTAACCATTACTGAACGTTTTGGTGCCGATGTTTATGTTGAACAGGGCAAATATCATGAATCGTTACTCTCGGTTTCGAACCCTAATGGCCGGATTGTAAACAGAAATAGCAATTTCAGGCAATATAATAATGACCTGATCATCGGTGCCAACAAAAGTTTTGGCGATTTTACCATCGATGCACTATTGGGTAACAACATATTATCAACCTATAGTGAAACTGCCAATGCCAACGGCCTGGGAATAACCGTTCCGGGATTTGATAATATCGGATCTACATCAAATATACAATTTACGGAAACAAGTTATCTGACCAGAAAAATAGGATTCTATTTACAGTCCAATATCGATTATAAAAAATTCTTAATCCTCTCCCTTACCGGAAGGTACGACGGCACTTCGGTACTGGCCAAAAACAACAGTTTTTATCCTTATGGTTCTGCTGCTACAAGTTTTATCTTTTCCAATTTCTTTTCGAAAGGACTTTCTGATATCATGAGCTTTGGGAAATTAAGATTATCCTACAGTACAGTGGGGAATGCCAGCATTGGGCCATATAGCCTGCTTACGCCGTACGAATCACAGACGGTAAGAAACATTGCCTTTCCCTATCAGGGGCAGTCGGGCTTTTTGATCAGTCAAAACCTAGGCAATCCGAACCTAAAAAATGAACGGATCAACGAATTTGAGATCGGTTTAGAAACAGGTTTCTTTAAAAACCGTTTAAGCCTGGAGGTTACCTATTTCGATAAGAAGACAAAAAACGGGATCATTCCCACTGTAGCGCTGGCACCGTCAACTGGGTTTAACTCCACGAGTGCAAATACAGCCTTAATGCGCAACAGCGGTATCGAGCTGCTTTTAAATGCAAAACCCATAAAAACGGAGAATTTTAGCTGGGATTTGACCTTGAATTATAGCAGGATCAGAAATAAGGTTCTTTCGATCAACAATAATCAGGAATACATTAGCAATGGGTTTACCGTTATTTTTATAAACCAGCCATATGGGGTCATCTATGGTACCCGTTACGCCAGAAACAGTGAAGGAAAACTGTTAATCGGTAATGATGGACTGCCATTTGCTGCAGATGAACAAGGCATAATCGGTGATATTAATCCAGATTGGATGGGCGGTATTGTTAATAATTTCAAGTATAAACAGTTTACCCTTAGTTTCTCTTTTGATATGAAAAAGGGAGGCGACATCCAGAACAATGTTGATGGCTATGGCTATTTCTACGGCACACCAAAGGTTACCGAAGACCGTGGTCCACGTGTTGTTGAGGGGGTAAATGCGACTACAGGTTTGCCGAATACAGTGTCTGTTTCAGGACAGGCCTATTATCAGCGGGCCAATGGCGTACTGGAATCAGTTATCCAGGATGGTACTTATGTAAAATTGAGAAATGTTAGCATAGGCTATAACCTAAAACCAACATGGCTGCAAAAAACACCTTTCAAAACTATTGGCTTGCAGGTTACGGGTAGAAATTTGTGGATATATGCACCACACTTTACAGGTGGGGATCCAGAAGTAAGTTCTTTTGGTTCTTCAAACGGATCTCAGGGGATCTATTCATTCTCAACCCCAACATCCCGTTCGGTAGATTTCAGTTTAAGATTAACATTATAG
- a CDS encoding Crp/Fnr family transcriptional regulator, whose amino-acid sequence MIAVNLSDEDRWKKYNNFSPLVSIFKKFHPLNDEIEKRINQHTFPISYKKNKYLVSPVDRNKFLFLIVKGVVRGFIKDGDNEITTWIAKENEVVGTIRNLWIDSDSEEYLQALEDVDLVAIPQVLSEYLYENFPEANIVGRKMMELYYRSAEERAYLCRISSAEKRYKRFLISFPDLINRVSLKHIASFLAIRLETLSRIRAKI is encoded by the coding sequence ATGATCGCAGTTAACTTATCTGATGAAGATAGATGGAAGAAATACAATAATTTTTCTCCACTGGTATCAATTTTTAAAAAATTTCACCCGCTTAATGATGAAATAGAAAAGCGGATCAATCAGCACACATTCCCAATCAGCTATAAAAAGAATAAATATCTTGTTTCGCCGGTAGATCGTAACAAGTTCCTTTTTTTAATTGTTAAAGGTGTAGTTAGGGGTTTTATTAAAGATGGGGATAACGAGATTACCACATGGATTGCCAAAGAGAATGAAGTGGTAGGTACCATACGCAATTTATGGATAGATAGCGATTCGGAAGAGTATTTACAGGCATTAGAAGATGTTGATTTAGTTGCGATCCCGCAAGTGTTATCAGAATACCTTTACGAAAATTTTCCTGAGGCCAATATTGTTGGAAGAAAGATGATGGAGTTATATTACCGTTCGGCAGAGGAGCGTGCTTACCTGTGCCGGATTTCATCAGCCGAGAAAAGATACAAACGTTTTTTAATCTCATTCCCTGATTTAATTAACCGTGTTTCTTTAAAACATATTGCTTCTTTCTTAGCCATCAGGCTCGAAACATTGAGTAGGATTAGGGCTAAGATTTAA
- a CDS encoding OmpP1/FadL family transporter, whose amino-acid sequence MKKYILASLVATVAAMGTSYAQSYAPDAFRFSQTNYGSTARFKGMGGAQIGVGGDIGSINANPAGLGLFTKSEFSLTPEFNSVSNNSAYLGNNTKASKSQINLNNIGVVFYSPAAKMKGADVNKGLVSTVFGLSYTRNNDFLNNISYNGTNNNSSIRDSYVDQANSSGIENSIAGDAYNSYLINKNAPNYPNRYSAEPYNNASFKQNWDESRLGSTSEFNVAGALNFGNKVYIGATASFVNVKYISDATFTESGIVNTFDDGLPIPAYTGNENYNLNHFRNQETKGGGFNLKLGMIFRPVNELRIGINFQTPTWMNIEDNTSETLQANLAGNATNAPSNSNNPTKYYTFSYNLRTPLKASAGISYVIAGTALISADVDYVDYASMRFSDVDGYDRNTINDNNAFIKESYKEAINYRVGAEVKVTNEFSLRAGYGVNGNGVKGGDNKFYQGQYYTGGLGYRIDNYYFDLAYQNYKTNFSSSPYLLDDYTEPVADVKSNRNNVFLTFGVRF is encoded by the coding sequence ATGAAAAAATATATTTTAGCTTCACTAGTGGCTACAGTAGCTGCTATGGGAACGTCATACGCCCAAAGTTATGCACCAGATGCGTTCCGATTCTCTCAAACCAATTATGGTAGCACAGCCCGATTTAAAGGAATGGGTGGCGCGCAGATTGGTGTTGGTGGTGATATTGGCTCAATTAATGCAAACCCTGCCGGATTAGGCCTGTTCACGAAATCAGAATTTAGTCTTACACCAGAATTTAATTCAGTTTCTAATAACAGTGCTTATTTAGGCAATAATACGAAAGCAAGTAAAAGTCAGATTAACCTGAATAATATTGGCGTAGTATTTTATAGTCCTGCAGCTAAAATGAAAGGCGCTGATGTAAATAAAGGATTGGTAAGTACGGTATTTGGTTTAAGTTATACACGTAACAACGATTTCTTAAATAACATCAGTTATAATGGCACGAATAACAATAGCTCTATAAGAGATTCTTATGTAGACCAGGCCAATAGTAGCGGGATTGAAAATTCGATAGCTGGCGATGCGTACAATAGTTATTTAATTAATAAAAATGCGCCTAATTACCCAAACAGATATTCTGCAGAGCCTTATAACAATGCGAGTTTCAAACAAAACTGGGACGAATCCAGATTAGGTTCCACATCAGAATTTAACGTAGCAGGTGCCCTGAACTTTGGCAACAAGGTTTATATTGGTGCAACAGCTAGTTTTGTTAATGTAAAATACATCAGTGATGCAACTTTTACCGAATCAGGTATTGTGAACACTTTTGATGATGGTCTACCAATCCCTGCGTATACCGGAAACGAAAACTATAACTTAAACCATTTCAGAAACCAGGAAACCAAAGGTGGTGGATTTAACTTGAAACTGGGTATGATTTTCAGACCGGTGAATGAATTAAGAATTGGTATAAATTTCCAGACCCCAACCTGGATGAATATTGAAGATAATACAAGTGAGACTTTACAAGCAAATTTAGCTGGAAATGCAACAAATGCACCTTCTAACTCAAATAACCCAACTAAATATTACACGTTCAGTTATAACTTACGTACACCATTAAAAGCTTCTGCGGGTATTAGTTACGTAATCGCTGGTACAGCATTAATATCAGCAGATGTTGATTATGTAGATTATGCTTCTATGCGTTTTTCAGATGTTGATGGATATGACCGCAATACGATAAACGATAATAATGCTTTCATCAAAGAGTCTTATAAAGAAGCGATTAACTACAGAGTTGGTGCAGAAGTAAAAGTGACTAACGAGTTTAGCTTAAGAGCTGGTTATGGTGTAAATGGAAACGGTGTTAAAGGCGGCGACAATAAATTTTACCAGGGTCAATATTACACTGGTGGCCTTGGATACCGTATAGACAACTATTATTTCGATTTAGCGTATCAGAACTATAAAACAAATTTCAGCTCGAGTCCTTATTTATTAGATGATTATACAGAACCTGTTGCAGATGTTAAAAGTAATAGAAATAATGTATTCTTAACTTTTGGTGTAAGATTCTAA
- a CDS encoding TIGR02757 family protein produces the protein MQFLELKNFLDSKVEQYNQPNFIANDPVCIPHLFEKKQDIEIAGFFAAVLAWGQRKTIINKCKELLGRMNNAPYDFVLNHTDSDLKRLLNFKHRTFNDTDLLYFISFFKQHYQNFDSLEQAFVPKQDVFRSEYLAVSSIKPEITYASEVCYADELNFSIEQALNHFRQYFFSLEDFPHRTKKHISSPKQKSTCKRLNMFLRWMVRVDQKGVDFGIWNTLQPKDLICPCDVHVDRVGRLLGLINRKQTDWLTAIELTENLKQFDPSDPVKYDFALFGLGVEKLL, from the coding sequence ATGCAATTTCTGGAGTTAAAGAATTTTCTTGATAGTAAAGTTGAACAATATAATCAGCCTAATTTTATAGCAAACGATCCGGTTTGTATTCCTCATCTTTTCGAAAAAAAACAGGATATAGAAATTGCAGGTTTTTTTGCTGCGGTTTTAGCGTGGGGGCAGCGGAAAACAATTATTAATAAATGTAAGGAACTGCTTGGCCGGATGAATAATGCACCTTATGATTTTGTTTTAAACCATACGGATAGTGATTTGAAGCGTCTGCTGAATTTTAAACACCGTACCTTTAACGATACCGATTTACTTTATTTTATTTCATTTTTTAAGCAACATTATCAAAATTTCGACAGTTTGGAGCAGGCATTTGTACCAAAGCAAGATGTTTTTAGGTCTGAATATTTAGCAGTTTCATCAATAAAACCTGAAATAACATATGCCTCGGAAGTATGTTACGCTGATGAGCTTAACTTTTCCATAGAGCAGGCATTGAACCATTTCAGGCAGTATTTTTTCTCTTTAGAAGATTTTCCTCACCGGACGAAGAAACACATTTCCTCGCCAAAGCAAAAATCTACCTGTAAACGTTTAAATATGTTTTTGCGGTGGATGGTTAGAGTAGATCAAAAAGGTGTCGATTTTGGTATCTGGAATACACTTCAGCCAAAAGATTTAATTTGCCCCTGCGATGTGCATGTAGATCGGGTGGGGCGGTTACTTGGACTAATTAACAGAAAGCAGACCGATTGGTTAACTGCAATTGAATTAACCGAAAATCTGAAACAGTTCGATCCTTCCGATCCGGTGAAGTATGATTTTGCTTTATTTGGCTTAGGTGTAGAAAAGTTACTTTAA
- a CDS encoding SusD/RagB family nutrient-binding outer membrane lipoprotein: MKKTYFILSFAFMMAFAGCKKYIDVNYDPNRPIDVKESLMLPPIQMLISQNINASGDGNLSVVLQQYLQVMALNQVAPNFGTYQMYNIDMDGDWNNVYVRTLNNLSLLNLKAAANGNFNYTAISKILTAYTLGFATDAWGDIPYSQAFKGIDVANPTYDTQQQIYTQLQRLLDDGIADIGRNAGLAPGSDDLMYAGDMAKWKKLAYTLKARYYMHLSKAPGNTAAAQAQLALTALTNGMQSNDDDAKTAFSGAAGAENPWQQNFLPGTTFVLANTFVDAFTTRNDPRLSKMVKPAKQTGLYTGRQIGLDEIGSLEAYSIPADFYAGANANNYLVNYTEALFIKAEATLVVSGFAAAEPIYQDGIKQHMTKVGVSTTDMNTYIASRGTLNNTNALRLIMEEKSIANFLNAENYTDWRRTGFPALTKVKNALSEIPRRVLYPNTEITANPQPQQKAKLTDRLWWDVN, from the coding sequence ATGAAAAAGACATATTTCATTTTAAGTTTTGCATTTATGATGGCTTTTGCCGGGTGCAAAAAATACATAGATGTTAACTATGACCCCAACAGACCGATAGATGTTAAAGAATCGCTCATGTTACCCCCTATACAAATGCTGATTTCGCAAAATATCAATGCATCCGGTGATGGGAATTTAAGTGTAGTGTTGCAGCAATACCTGCAGGTAATGGCACTCAACCAGGTAGCCCCAAATTTTGGTACTTATCAGATGTACAATATTGATATGGACGGTGACTGGAACAACGTATACGTGCGCACGCTGAACAACTTAAGTCTCCTAAATTTAAAAGCAGCTGCAAACGGCAATTTTAATTATACTGCGATTTCTAAAATACTCACTGCGTATACTTTGGGCTTCGCAACCGATGCATGGGGAGATATTCCCTACAGTCAGGCTTTCAAGGGAATTGATGTAGCCAATCCTACATACGATACCCAGCAACAAATATATACCCAGCTACAGCGCTTGTTAGATGATGGGATTGCAGATATCGGTCGTAATGCTGGTTTAGCGCCTGGCAGTGACGATCTGATGTACGCGGGCGATATGGCAAAATGGAAAAAACTTGCCTACACCTTAAAGGCACGTTATTACATGCACCTGAGTAAAGCACCTGGAAATACAGCTGCTGCGCAGGCTCAGCTGGCTTTGACTGCACTAACTAATGGTATGCAAAGCAACGATGATGATGCTAAAACTGCTTTCAGTGGTGCAGCAGGGGCGGAAAATCCGTGGCAACAGAATTTTCTACCGGGTACTACATTTGTGCTTGCCAACACCTTTGTTGATGCTTTTACCACCAGAAACGATCCAAGATTAAGCAAAATGGTTAAACCCGCCAAACAAACCGGTTTATATACGGGCCGGCAGATTGGTTTAGACGAAATTGGAAGTCTGGAAGCTTACTCCATTCCTGCCGATTTTTACGCAGGTGCCAATGCCAACAATTATCTGGTAAATTATACCGAGGCATTATTCATAAAAGCCGAAGCTACGCTGGTGGTATCGGGTTTTGCAGCTGCAGAACCTATTTATCAGGATGGAATCAAACAGCACATGACTAAGGTAGGGGTGAGCACAACTGATATGAATACTTACATTGCTTCTCGTGGGACACTTAATAATACAAATGCGCTCCGTTTAATTATGGAAGAAAAGTCGATTGCAAACTTTCTTAATGCTGAAAATTACACAGATTGGCGACGTACCGGATTCCCTGCTTTAACCAAAGTTAAAAATGCACTCTCAGAAATTCCGAGAAGGGTACTTTACCCAAATACCGAAATTACAGCAAACCCACAACCGCAACAAAAGGCTAAACTTACCGACAGGTTATGGTGGGATGTTAATTAA